A single Kribbella aluminosa DNA region contains:
- a CDS encoding molybdopterin-dependent oxidoreductase, which produces MRPSDRTWPKIVVRVRLRCSLGATRARSDLPESEGRAAGRLELELGGEVASGRRHDLIDAYLGGLTCREIAKRRGSDPASIRTELGEALTRIAHPRKRRAVWHPPFPAADHYLQTLIVRSGQVSWIMAGRAGRRRATRRPVGAPTRSRGGSRARLSYRCHHLPCERGTRAASLTPDSDDSAPASIRMGAVGKVPQVIAGLTDPRRTGPRIPDMSEKAIRRAAGGSGGLIAAGAALGLGYLAADLSGGPWPVDAVGVQVIDWSPGPVKDWAVRELGTADRTLLRIGICATLVLVATVAGVLGSSARPQLRRAAVGIAALLGAVGIVFAVTSRSATASVVLRLVPASVSFAVAVIGMYLVVRTLGHPSENVAALHAGDEREAPAGFDRRRFLLTVSALAAAAGGGVGVSALVSTGTGEAARAKFRVPRPTDPAPAIPAGAQADVPGVARFVTPNPNFYRVDTLLEVPRIDPDQWVLRVHGMVDKELRLSLGDLVNRRLVERDITLTCVSNEVGGPYVGNARWIGVPIADLLKEAGVRSGADAVRSTSVDGLTIGTPLSALTDGRDAMLAVAMNGEPLPFVHGFPVRMVVPGLYGYVSATKWIVDFEVTRFQDFTAYWTERGWAVEAPIKTASRIDVPKGFATLKAGPAVAAGVAWAQRRGVRKVEVQLDDGPWQQAQLAAQDTVDTWRQWTFRWNATPGTHRLTVRATDGTGRLQTADQAPPRPNGSSGLHNTVFMVE; this is translated from the coding sequence GTGCGGCCGTCCGACCGTACCTGGCCCAAGATCGTCGTACGGGTACGCCTGCGGTGCAGTCTTGGTGCGACCCGGGCGCGCTCCGATCTGCCGGAGTCCGAGGGGCGTGCGGCCGGGAGGCTCGAGCTGGAGCTTGGCGGGGAGGTCGCGTCCGGTCGCCGCCACGACCTGATCGACGCATACCTCGGCGGCCTCACCTGTCGGGAGATCGCCAAGCGCCGGGGCTCCGATCCCGCTTCGATCCGCACGGAGCTCGGTGAAGCACTGACCCGGATCGCGCACCCCCGCAAGCGGCGTGCCGTCTGGCACCCGCCCTTCCCTGCGGCCGATCACTACCTGCAGACATTGATCGTCAGGTCAGGTCAGGTCAGCTGGATCATGGCAGGCCGTGCAGGACGACGGCGGGCGACCCGTCGACCGGTGGGCGCCCCGACGCGGAGCCGCGGGGGGAGCCGGGCGCGCCTGAGCTATCGCTGCCATCACCTGCCCTGTGAGCGCGGGACGCGGGCGGCTTCGCTCACACCTGACAGCGATGATTCGGCGCCGGCGTCGATCCGGATGGGTGCTGTCGGCAAGGTTCCTCAGGTCATCGCGGGCCTGACCGATCCGCGACGTACCGGGCCTCGAATACCTGACATGAGCGAGAAGGCGATACGACGTGCTGCCGGCGGTTCGGGTGGGCTGATCGCGGCGGGAGCCGCCCTCGGCCTCGGCTATCTCGCCGCTGACCTGTCGGGCGGGCCGTGGCCTGTCGACGCGGTCGGCGTACAGGTCATCGACTGGTCCCCAGGCCCGGTGAAGGACTGGGCGGTGCGTGAGCTCGGGACAGCTGATCGGACACTGTTGCGGATCGGGATCTGTGCCACGCTCGTCCTCGTCGCAACGGTCGCCGGCGTACTCGGCAGCAGTGCGCGTCCCCAGCTACGACGTGCGGCGGTCGGGATCGCCGCACTATTAGGTGCCGTCGGCATCGTTTTCGCGGTGACGAGTCGCTCGGCGACCGCCAGCGTGGTCCTGCGGCTCGTTCCGGCATCGGTGAGCTTCGCTGTCGCCGTCATCGGCATGTATCTGGTCGTTCGTACCCTGGGGCACCCGTCGGAGAACGTTGCGGCGCTGCATGCTGGTGACGAACGGGAGGCACCGGCAGGATTCGACCGGCGCCGCTTTCTACTCACGGTGTCGGCGCTGGCAGCGGCCGCAGGCGGCGGTGTGGGCGTGTCGGCCCTGGTCTCGACCGGGACGGGCGAGGCGGCCAGGGCGAAGTTCCGCGTTCCGCGCCCCACCGATCCGGCTCCAGCGATTCCAGCAGGAGCGCAGGCGGATGTGCCAGGTGTCGCCCGTTTCGTGACGCCGAACCCGAACTTCTACCGTGTTGACACGCTGCTGGAGGTCCCACGGATCGACCCCGATCAGTGGGTGTTGCGGGTGCACGGGATGGTGGACAAGGAGTTGCGGCTGTCGCTCGGCGACCTGGTGAACCGGCGGCTGGTCGAGCGGGATATCACCTTGACCTGCGTCTCGAACGAGGTCGGCGGCCCGTACGTCGGGAACGCGCGCTGGATCGGCGTACCGATCGCCGACCTGCTCAAGGAAGCTGGTGTCCGGAGCGGAGCAGACGCCGTGCGGTCCACGAGCGTCGACGGCCTGACGATCGGTACGCCGTTGAGCGCACTCACCGATGGGCGGGACGCCATGCTCGCGGTGGCGATGAACGGTGAGCCGTTGCCCTTCGTACACGGGTTCCCGGTCCGGATGGTGGTTCCTGGGCTGTACGGATACGTGTCAGCGACCAAATGGATCGTCGACTTCGAGGTCACCAGGTTCCAGGACTTCACGGCGTACTGGACCGAGCGCGGGTGGGCCGTGGAAGCCCCGATCAAGACTGCTTCGCGGATCGACGTGCCGAAGGGCTTCGCGACACTGAAGGCCGGTCCGGCCGTCGCGGCCGGGGTCGCGTGGGCTCAGCGGCGCGGTGTCCGGAAGGTTGAGGTTCAGCTGGACGACGGTCCGTGGCAGCAGGCGCAGTTGGCTGCGCAGGACACCGTCGACACCTGGCGCCAGTGGACCTTCCGCTGGAACGCCACCCCCGGCACGCACAGGCTGACCGTGCGGGCGACGGACGGGACGGGCCGGCTGCAGACGGCCGACCAGGCTCCGCCGCGCCCGAACGGGTCGAGCGGACTGCACAACACCGTCTTCATGGTCGAGTGA
- a CDS encoding ferritin-like domain-containing protein codes for MSFDVATYAATAQRLRWDDLDLGQFRTQRLSSGALQCLRYMSDVETHTVCYLRDLLVTPSHADPEVTTFLTMWNYEEYWHGEVLDAVLDVHDVPTGPEHTRALRKRLGWQDRVSPIVQSLLANVLGPDFIATHMTWGAINEWCTHAGYMRFIAVEDNPLLTEILHRIAKQETRHIAFYNSQARSRLQDNPRAQRITRFALRHRWGIVGSGVMPEEDVRHLLRYLFGGPDGLTQARRIDAKIDTLPGQDGLHLVEGQLYKYGVA; via the coding sequence ATGAGCTTCGATGTCGCAACCTACGCAGCCACGGCACAACGACTGCGGTGGGACGACCTCGACCTCGGCCAGTTCCGCACCCAGCGGCTGTCCTCCGGGGCGTTGCAGTGCCTGCGGTACATGAGCGACGTCGAGACTCACACCGTCTGTTACCTGCGGGACCTCCTGGTCACCCCCTCGCACGCGGACCCTGAGGTGACCACATTCCTGACGATGTGGAACTACGAGGAGTACTGGCACGGCGAGGTGCTCGACGCAGTCCTCGACGTGCACGACGTACCCACCGGCCCCGAGCACACGCGGGCACTGCGCAAGCGCCTCGGCTGGCAGGATCGTGTGTCACCGATCGTGCAATCCCTGCTCGCCAACGTCCTCGGCCCGGACTTCATCGCCACGCACATGACCTGGGGCGCGATCAACGAGTGGTGCACTCATGCCGGGTACATGCGGTTCATCGCCGTCGAGGACAACCCGCTCCTGACCGAGATCTTGCACCGCATCGCCAAACAGGAGACCCGCCACATCGCGTTCTACAACAGCCAGGCGCGTAGCCGGCTGCAGGACAACCCTCGCGCCCAGCGAATCACCCGCTTCGCCCTTCGGCACCGCTGGGGAATCGTCGGCTCCGGAGTCATGCCCGAGGAGGACGTACGCCACCTTCTGAGGTACCTCTTCGGTGGCCCCGACGGTCTGACCCAGGCACGCAGGATCGACGCCAAGATCGACACCCTGCCAGGCCAGGACGGCCTGCATCTGGTCGAAGGTCAGCTGTACAAGTACGGCGTCGCCTGA